The Anopheles coluzzii chromosome 2, AcolN3, whole genome shotgun sequence genome window below encodes:
- the LOC120952780 gene encoding uncharacterized protein LOC120952780 — protein MIQNSAYGNPMLDGASAFPDIYIQHQSADKPDGPPPSNNNIANYTNRNSGYSYQTCVAPAPARPLVARESCVRAEIVKDTQDLAVEFRQLSHNVPIKTEHCIANNVGQDMATNETGGELGITSARPKASEQMLQTVDQKPYEAFTHQSITYVQTPAAAGEEREPEDEQDVGAKASPKKEQRRPMNAFLIFCKRHRTMLKNRFPEENRAISIKLGKWWRMLTTEQKKPFQLLSKEYKNKYLSLNPNFRWCKQPMVPATPSTPSPLVALAPNPTNGLSLAAVRPEPSFVQDNRESLEAAESLVQLAQGKPLLSVFRLADESNMGSLNALCVGPNVGSKADNKEPTWKPPKATQTVDRELPAPTPSISGNAVAEPIAAEGRSSPRATRSCKGKKYQELMSRMYPNAHAPQTKRSPGARMQKDNQKFPKPATVAAGGDDQTGFVYSNTAMPELDPLAIDALMMELDSKISDLPAMNVGDFCILLNSEKKRKKSFTKLPKQKLFLNREEQPSTAASVTASGVVLQSCNSINGVAPPIATITQPATNGVDDSVRPVVHPGPPKIVGCRKRKAPKECITRNPRPSVVEREVGCGLDPRKDDTTCHDRTGSA, from the exons ATGATACAAAACAGTGCCTACGGGAATCCGATGCTGGATGGTGCGTCGGCATTTCCCGATATCTACATCCAACATCAATCTGCAGATAAGCCGGATGGGCCACCACCGAGCAATAACAATATTGCAAACTACACCAACCGAAACAGTGGCTACTCTTACCAGACGTGCGTTGCACCAGCACCGGCACGTCCACTCGTTGCACGTGAAAGCTGTGTTCGCGCCGAGATCGTAAAAGATACACAGGATTTGGCTGTGGAATTTCGGCAACTTTCGCACAATGTCCCAATCAAGACTGAGCATTGCATTGCAAACAACGTGGGTCAGGACATGGCCACCAACGAGACTGGCGGAGAATTGGGCATTACTTCAGCTAGGCCGAAGGCTTCAGAGCAAATGCTTCAGACTGTCGACCAAAAGCCTTACGAAGCGTTTACGCACCAGAGCATCACGTACGTACAAACGCCGGCCGCTGCTGGTGAGGAGCGAGAGCCCGAAGACGAGCAGGACGTTGGCGCCAAAGCATCGCCCAAGAAGGAGCAACGCCGTCCAATGAATGCGTTCCTGATCTTCTGCAAACGCCATCGAACGATGCTGAAGAATCGTTTTCCGGAAGAGAATCG GGCCATCTCGATCAAACTTGGCAAATGGTGGCGGATGCTTACTACGGAGCAGAAGAAACCATTCCAGCTACTGTCGAAGGAG TACAAAAACAAGTATTTATCGCTCAATCCGAACTTTCGGTGGTGCAAGCAACCAATGGTTCCGGCAACACCATCTACACCATCACCATTAGTCGCCTTGGCACCGAATCCTACCAATGGACTATCCTTAGCGGCGGTCCGACCTGAACCATCCTTCGTGCAGGACAACCGAGAGAGTCTGGAGGCAGCCGAAAGCTTAGTCCAGCTAGCTCAGGGCAAACCCCTGCTGAGCGTGTTTCGGCTGGCAGACGAGTCCAATATGGGAAGTCTGAATGCGCTGTGTGTTGGTCCGAATGTCGGATCCAAAGCAG ATAACAAAGAACCCACATGGAAGCCACCGAAAGCAACGCAAACAGTCGACAGAGAATTGCCTGCACCGACCCCGTCCATCAGCGGTAATGCCGTAGCAGAGCCAATTGCTGCCGAAGGACGCAGCTCACCGCGTGCTACACGTTCCTGTAAGGGTAAAAAGTACCAAGAACTGATGAGCCGGATGTATCCGAATGCACATGCACCGCAGACGAAGCGTTCTCCTGGTGCAAGAATGCAAAAGGATAACCAAAAATTCCCGAAACCGGCTAcagttgctgctggtggtgatgatcAAACCGGTTTCGTGTATAGCAACACAGCCATGCCAGAACTGGATCCGCTCGCCATAGACGCACTGATGATGGAGCTGGATTCAAAAATATCCGATTTGCCTGCGATGAATGTGGGCGATTTTTGCATCCTGTTAAACAGCGAAAAGAAGCGCAAGAAATCATTCA CAAAATTGCCGAAACAGAAGCTATTCCTTAACAGAGAGGAGCAGCCATCGACAGCTGCTTCGGTAACAGCTAGTGGAGTAGTGCTACAGTCCTGTAATTCCATAAACGGAGTGGCTCCACCGATCGCTACAATAACGCAACCGGCCACTAACGGAGTGGATGACTCTGTAAGGCCCGTGGTTCATCCTGGCCCTCCTAAAATCGTCGGTTGTCGCAAACGAAAAGCACCTAAGGAATGCATTACCCGTAATCCTCGCCCGTCGGTGGTCGAACGAGAGGTTGGGTGTGGGCTTGATCCGAGAAAGGATGACACCACCTGCCACGACCGTACCGGTTCAGCATAG
- the LOC120952779 gene encoding kelch-like protein 10: protein MIGELRASHPDSSSTISCSSTASSSNVALQPKRCISYLTMQTLHDMRLSETLCDASIVLPDNGHEFRIHRVIVGSCSEYFRILFTTSVPSEKYHVEIPGIPGSIMEQIIRYAYLRECELTEDTVFDVYAAADFLLMYCLTEHCSVYILDRLRLDNCVTIMLFGRQRASKTLYEKARMFILKNFPLLAQTATSENELLQLEVDDVCQLLADDMLNVREEDTAWEFVLRWIDHDPTKRGKHIHRLMKTVRFGLLNTEYFLDKVKENQYVLASEDTKPLVIEALTFLYDLEMISTKAMKEMKTPAIATPRLPHEVIFTVGGWGEGQSQSIIETYDTRADRWIKIPTEDPAGPRAYYGAAYIGRHLYFVGGYDGVEHFNTCRRFDMVQKDWQEIAPMHCKRCYVSVVALDGKIYAMGGYNGSNRHNSVERYDPQTNQWTLIAPMGSLRSDADACTLNGMIYIAGGFNGHECLNTAEMYDPHTNSWSPLPPMLHRRSGVSCAALGDSVYVVGGFNGLIRLNSCERYDPTTRRWTACKEMYHQRSNFGLEVIDDMLFAIGGYDGVSAIAYVECYSPDANEWLEATDLSMMRSAFRAVTVSGLPNIQDYVHSNKENLINELNQHRHGMRNASNVVVASTSASDIEDELD from the exons ATGATCGGCGAACTGCGTGCATCGCATCCGGACTCTTCGTCCACGATCTCGTGCTCTTCAACGGCGTCGTCCTCGAACGTGGCGCTGCAGCCGAAACGATGCATCAGCTACTTGACGATGCAAACGCTGCACGATATGCGGCTGAGCGAAACGCTTTGCGATGCGTCCATCGTGCTGCCGGACAATGGACACGAATTTCGAATACACCGTGTCATCGTGGGCTCGTGCAGTGAATACTTCCG CATCCTGTTTACAACGTCCGTACCGAGCGAGAAGTACCACGTGGAGATCCCGGGTATACCGGGTTCGATAATGGAACAAATCATCCGATACGCCTACCTGCGCGAGTGTGAACTCACCGAGGACACCGTGTTCGATGTGTATGCTGCGGCCGACTTTTTGCTCATGTACTGTCTTACGGAGCATTGCTCCGTATACATACTGGACCGGTTACGTTTGGATAACTGTGTAACTATTATGCTGTTCGGCAG ACAAAGGGCCTCAAAAACGCTTTACGAAAAGGCAAGAATGTTTATTCTGAAGAACTTCCCCCTGCTGGCCCAAACAGCTACCAGTGAAAATGAACTACTGCAGCTAGAGGTGGACGACGTCTGCCAACTGCTCGCAGACGATATGCTGAACGTGCGCGAAGAAGACACGGCGTGGGAGTTTGTGCTGCGATGGATCGATCATGATCCGACGAAACGCGGCAAACATATCCACAGGCTGATGAAAACGGTTCGCTTCGGGCTGCTAAACACGGAG TACTTCCTAGATAAAGTGAAAGAGAACCAGTATGTACTGGCGAGCGAGGACACAAAGCCGTTGGTCATTGAAGCCCTGACGTTCCTGTACGATTTGGAAATGATAAGCACCAAAGCTATGAAAGAG ATGAAAACTCCTGCTATCGCTACGCCACGGTTACCTCACGAAGTCATCTTCACTGTCGGCGGGTGGGGCGAAGGTCAATCACAATCCATCATCGAAACTTATGACACGCGGGCAGATCGTTGGATAAAGATACCGACCGAGGATCCGGCCGGTCCGCGGGCATACTACGGTGCGGCTTACATCGGTCGCCATCTCTACTTTGTCGGTGGCTACGATGGGGTGGAACACTTCAACACCTGTCGCCGTTTCGATATGGTCCAGAAGGACTGGCAAGAG ATTGCCCCGATGCACTGCAAACGGTGTTACGTTAGTGTGGTCGCTCTAGACGGCAAGATCTACGCGATGGGAGGCTACAATGGTTCGAATCGGCACAACTCCGTCGAGCGGTACGATCCACAGACGAACCAATGGACGCTGATCGCCCCGATGGGGTCCTTACGCTCGGACGCAGACGCCTGCACCCTGAACGGCATGATCTACATAGCGGGCGGATTTAACGGGCACGAGTGTCTGAACACGGCCGAAATGTACGATCCTCACACGAACAGTTGGTCCCCACTGCCCCCGATGCTGCACCGCCGTTCGGGCGTGTCCTGTGCCGCACTCGGTGACTCGGTGTACGTAGTCGGCGGCTTTAATGGGCTGATCCGGTTGAACAGCTGCGAGCGGTACGATCCTACGACGCGGCGCTGGACCGCCTGCAAGGAGATGTACCATCAGCGGAGCAACTTTGGGCTGGAAGTTATCGACGACATGCTGTTCGCGATCGGCGGATACGATGGGGTGAGCGCGATCGCGTACGTCGAATGCTACAGCCCGGACGCCAACGAGTGGCTCGAGGCCACGGACCTGAGCATGATGCGTTCGGCCTTCCGGGCGGTCACCGTTTCCGGCCTGCCGAACATCCAGGACTATGTGCACTCGAACAAGGAAAACCTTATCAACGAGCTGAACCAGCACCGACACGGCATGCGCAACGCGAGCAACGTGGTGGTGGCATCAACGTCCGCAAGCGACATCGAGGATGAGCTTGACTAG
- the LOC120952781 gene encoding jerky protein homolog-like, whose protein sequence is MERENIILRRRKKTMLTLDQKLCLIDRHESGETPQNLAKSFKIGEQTARDIIKQKEKIRKFVQNCESSEGPIKRKSMKVSSFEELDESMLRWYNENRASGIPVTSAMCIQQAKLLHEQLGLKGTFNASAGWLSRFKQRYGIAGVYSHSVAKTGCSVAAFTFQYQFQQLIQKEDYLLDQIYNADETGLYWKSIPSKIAGQEGQATSSSGERVTVVCCTNAAGTHKLDLTVIGKTKCPWSEQSEPKTSVNYYEMKSGWASKEIFRNWFEYKWVPEVREFLASRGLPQRAILILDTSPCHITDSLLRSADGCMVVKFLPSDVANLVQPMQQGIVSLLKWNYRTDLLKQLQTETTERIKNRTMEDAMLGLEQSWAKITPLAIRNAWDKLITDTDQYVVENEIVDASSVEGMMLVDHETDLVEEVEDMDDDIEEVEEIIQFTDDIEQVEEVEQFDHVAPIEQVDVINHHQQEQEQEQEQEQHEEQNMMVNWIDVNEAAGIKTEDYVDVGVEFTEVRENAVESDDASGDEGEDRRIELQTALTSVETLLGFVDLKGLTPDDKKAFKKIKTDIRNLMKSVQARKQ, encoded by the coding sequence ATGGAACGTGAAAATATCATCTTACGGCGCCGGAAGAAGACTATGCTTACGCTGGACCAAAAGCTGTGCCTGATCGATCGGCACGAGAGCGGCGAAACGCCACAGAATCTGGCCAAATCGTTTAAAATAGGCGAACAGACGGCGCGTGACATTATCAAGCAGAAGGAGAAGATACGAAAGTTTGTGCAGAACTGTGAATCGTCCGAGGGACCGATCAAGCGGAAAAGCATGAAAGTGTCCTCGTTCGAGGAGCTGGACGAGAGCATGCTCCGGTGGTACAACGAAAACCGTGCCTCCGGTATACCGGTCACGAGCGCCATGTGCATCCAGCAGGCAAAGCTGCTGCACGAACAGTTGGGTCTGAAGGGCACGTTCAACGCTTCGGCCGGCTGGTTGAGCCGATTCAAACAGCGATACGGCATCGCGGGCGTCTACTCGCACTCCGTCGCAAAAACGGGCTGCTCGGTGGCGGCGTTTACGTTTCAGTACCAGTTTCAGCAATTGATACAAAAGGAGGACTACCTGCTGGATCAGATTTACAACGCGGACGAGACGGGCCTGTACTGGAAATCGATACCGTCCAAGATTGCTGGGCAGGAAGGGCAAGCAACGAGTTCATCGGGCGAGCGCGTAACCGTAGTGTGCTGCACAAATGCGGCCGGCACGCACAAGCTAGACCTGACCGTGATTGGGAAAACCAAATGTCCCTGGTCAGAACAGTCGGAGCCGAAAACCTCCGTAAACTACTACGAAATGAAGAGCGGCTGGGCGAGCAAGGAAATCTTTCGCAACTGGTTCGAGTACAAGTGGGTGCCGGAGGTGCGCGAATTTCTGGCCAGCAGAGGATTGCCGCAGCGAGCCATACTGATCCTAGACACGTCGCCCTGCCACATTACGGACAGTTTGCTGCGGTCCGCAGACGGCTGTATGGTGGTTAAGTTTTTGCCCTCCGATGTCGCCAATCTGGTACAGCCGATGCAGCAGGGCATCGTATCGCTGCTGAAGTGGAACTATCGGACCGATTTGCTGAAGCAGCTGCAGACGGAAACGACGGAGCGTATTAAGAATCGAACGATGGAGGACGCCATGCTGGGGTTGGAGCAGTCGTGGGCCAAAATTACACCGCTAGCGATAAGGAATGCCTGGGACAAGCTGATCACAGACACGGACCAGTACGTGGTGGAGAACGAAATCGTCGACGCCAGCAGCGTCGAAGGGATGATGCTGGTTGATCACGAAACCGACctggtggaggaggtggaggacATGGATGACGACATCGAGGAGGTGGAGGAAATCATACAGTTTACCGACGATATTGAGCAGGTGGAAGAAGTCGAGCAGTTCGACCATGTCGCTCCGATCGAGCAGGTCGACGTTAttaaccaccaccagcaggagcaggagcaggagcaggaacAGGAGCAGCACGAGGAGCAGAATATGATGGTGAACTGGATAGACGTTAACGAGGCGGCAGGTATCAAGACTGAAGATTATGTAGACGTGGGAGTAGAGTTTACCGAAGTGAGAGAAAATGCCGTCGAGAGCGACGACGCCTCTGGCGACGAAGGCGAGGATCGACGGATTGAGTTGCAGACCGCGCTAACGTCGGTGGAAACGCTGCTCGGATTCGTCGATCTGAAGGGACTCACGCCGGATGATAAGAAAGCGTTCAAAAAGATTAAGACGGATATACGGAATCTAATGAAAAGTGTACAAGCTAGGAAGCAGTAG